One part of the Streptomyces lydicus genome encodes these proteins:
- a CDS encoding mechanosensitive ion channel family protein, giving the protein MNRDLTPHDVIFAGAALAAGLAAGLLLRVALRWLGKHARRTRWSGDDVIVDALRSVVPWAAICAGLAAATAVLPFTATVRHNVNRTLTVVLIFVVTFTAARVITTLVKSLAQSRSGVAGSATIFANITRIVVLAMGMLVVLQTLGISIAPLLTALGVGGLAVALALQDTLANLFAGVHVLASKTVQPGDYIRLSSGEEGYVVDINWRNTVVRQLSNNLVIIPNAQLAGTNMTNFTRPEQQLSILVQVGVGYDSDLEHVERVTTEVVASVMSDITGAVPDHEPAVRFHTFGDSRIGFTVILGVGEFSDQYRIKHEFIKRLHQRYRAEGIRIPAPARTVALQQADGIAIPHQRGTSDLVP; this is encoded by the coding sequence GTGAACCGTGACCTCACGCCGCATGACGTGATCTTCGCCGGGGCCGCGCTGGCCGCCGGTCTCGCCGCCGGCCTGTTGCTGCGCGTAGCCCTGCGCTGGCTGGGCAAGCACGCGCGCCGGACGCGGTGGAGCGGGGACGACGTCATCGTGGACGCGCTGCGGTCCGTGGTGCCCTGGGCCGCGATCTGCGCCGGCCTGGCGGCGGCCACCGCGGTGCTGCCGTTCACCGCGACGGTCAGGCACAACGTCAACCGGACGCTGACCGTGGTGCTCATCTTCGTGGTCACCTTCACCGCCGCGCGGGTGATCACCACCCTGGTGAAGTCCCTGGCCCAGTCCAGGTCCGGGGTGGCCGGATCGGCCACCATCTTCGCCAACATCACCCGCATCGTGGTGCTGGCGATGGGCATGCTCGTCGTGCTCCAGACGCTGGGCATCTCCATAGCCCCCCTGCTCACCGCGCTGGGAGTGGGCGGTCTCGCGGTGGCGCTGGCCCTGCAGGACACCCTCGCCAACCTCTTCGCCGGTGTGCACGTCCTCGCGTCGAAGACGGTGCAGCCCGGCGACTACATCCGCCTCAGCAGCGGCGAGGAGGGCTACGTCGTCGACATCAACTGGCGCAACACCGTGGTGCGTCAGCTGTCCAACAACCTGGTGATCATCCCCAACGCCCAGCTGGCCGGCACCAACATGACCAACTTCACCCGGCCGGAACAGCAGTTGTCGATCCTGGTGCAGGTCGGCGTCGGCTACGACAGCGACCTGGAACACGTCGAGCGGGTCACCACCGAGGTCGTCGCGAGCGTGATGTCCGACATCACCGGGGCCGTCCCCGACCATGAACCGGCCGTGCGATTCCACACGTTCGGCGACTCCAGGATCGGCTTCACGGTGATCCTCGGGGTCGGGGAGTTCAGCGACCAGTACCGGATCAAGCACGAGTTCATTAAGCGGCTGCACCAGCGCTACCGGGCCGAGGGCATCAGGATTCCCGCCCCGGCGCGGACCGTGGCCCTGCAGCAGGCGGACGGCATCGCGATCCCGCACCAGCGCGGGACCTCGGACCTGGTGCCGTAG
- the tatA gene encoding Sec-independent protein translocase subunit TatA — MLRNGLEPWHLLIVALVVILLFGSKKLPDTARALGKSLRILKSEAKAMASDDARPGAGFTTGPQPRHAPEPPPHPRTESGPEPVR; from the coding sequence ATGTTGCGCAACGGACTGGAGCCCTGGCACCTGCTGATCGTGGCGCTGGTGGTGATCCTGCTCTTCGGCTCCAAGAAGCTGCCGGACACCGCACGCGCGCTGGGCAAGTCGCTGCGGATCCTCAAGAGCGAGGCGAAGGCGATGGCCTCCGACGACGCGCGGCCGGGCGCCGGCTTCACCACCGGTCCGCAACCCCGTCACGCGCCCGAGCCGCCGCCGCATCCCCGTACGGAGAGCGGCCCGGAACCGGTCCGGTGA
- a CDS encoding HNH endonuclease family protein, whose amino-acid sequence MGAQQLRWGRYVAAAAVIAVVGCTPVAGGKHTGSHDNKPSVPGAEASSPAAGGGEAGAAGTLPGVPSVRKARSELAALKVAPHGPMTGYRRSAFPHWAEQGAHCDTRERVLQRDGTGVRRDKECRAVSGSWVSPYDGKKFRVASAADIDHMVPLANAWRSGARSWAPAERKAFANDLTHPQLLAVSAASNRSKGDQGPDEWQPPAKAFWCTYGRAWTSVKATYALSVTKAEKAKLTEMLDTCAG is encoded by the coding sequence ATGGGGGCTCAACAGCTCCGGTGGGGGCGGTACGTGGCGGCGGCCGCCGTCATAGCGGTGGTCGGCTGCACGCCGGTGGCCGGCGGCAAGCACACCGGCTCGCACGACAACAAGCCGTCGGTGCCGGGCGCGGAGGCGTCCTCGCCCGCCGCGGGAGGCGGCGAGGCCGGCGCGGCGGGGACCCTGCCGGGCGTGCCGAGCGTACGGAAGGCGCGCAGTGAGCTGGCCGCCCTCAAGGTGGCGCCGCACGGCCCGATGACCGGCTACCGCCGCTCCGCCTTCCCGCACTGGGCAGAGCAGGGTGCGCACTGCGACACGCGGGAGCGGGTGCTGCAGCGGGACGGCACCGGCGTACGGCGGGACAAGGAGTGCCGCGCGGTGTCCGGTTCCTGGGTCAGCCCGTACGACGGCAAGAAGTTCCGCGTCGCCTCGGCCGCCGACATCGACCACATGGTGCCGCTCGCCAACGCCTGGCGCTCCGGGGCCCGTTCCTGGGCCCCGGCCGAGCGGAAGGCGTTCGCCAACGACCTCACCCACCCGCAGCTGCTCGCGGTCTCGGCCGCCTCCAACCGTTCCAAGGGCGACCAGGGCCCCGACGAATGGCAGCCGCCGGCCAAGGCGTTCTGGTGCACGTACGGGCGGGCCTGGACCTCGGTCAAGGCCACCTACGCCCTGTCGGTCACCAAGGCGGAGAAGGCGAAGCTGACCGAGATGCTGGACACCTGCGCCGGATGA
- a CDS encoding TerD family protein, with translation MSVALTKGGNVSLSKQAPGLTAVTVGLGWQVGAAGGPGYDLDASALLCDGSGKVLSDEHFVFFNNLRSPDGSVRHSGSDPVGGSGGDDEQIQVDLTAVPAEVAKIVFPVSLYEAEQRQQDFGQVRSAHIRVVDRVTGTEIARYDLRGAAAAETAMVFGELYRHGAGWKFRAVGQGYASGLAGIAQDFGVDVLRPDPAAGAPPGHAPSPGPADAAARAGTTTGRESSGAAPGWESPGHGSAPTPQQSDGSSSMTCFFDPQHGPGTTYVTWSPQWGVPRQIQTCGGCAQRVQTTPPPYYTAPQAGYPQQGYPQPAQQGYPQAVPQDYHQQPGQQQGRRFGTGALIGAGAAGLVGGALLNEAFDDDEPEVIVNNYYED, from the coding sequence ATGAGTGTGGCCCTGACCAAGGGCGGCAATGTGTCGCTCAGCAAACAGGCCCCCGGCCTGACCGCCGTCACGGTGGGGCTGGGCTGGCAGGTGGGAGCCGCCGGAGGGCCCGGCTACGACCTGGACGCCAGCGCGCTGCTGTGCGACGGGTCCGGGAAGGTCCTCTCCGACGAGCACTTCGTCTTCTTCAACAACCTGCGCAGCCCGGACGGTTCGGTGCGGCACTCCGGGAGCGACCCGGTCGGCGGCAGCGGCGGGGACGACGAGCAGATCCAGGTCGACCTCACCGCGGTCCCCGCCGAGGTAGCGAAGATCGTCTTCCCGGTCTCCCTCTACGAGGCCGAGCAGCGGCAACAGGATTTCGGCCAGGTCCGCAGCGCCCACATCCGCGTGGTCGACCGGGTGACCGGTACCGAGATCGCCCGCTACGACCTGCGCGGCGCCGCCGCCGCGGAAACCGCCATGGTCTTCGGTGAGCTCTACCGCCACGGCGCCGGGTGGAAGTTCCGCGCCGTCGGCCAGGGCTACGCCTCCGGACTGGCGGGCATCGCCCAGGACTTCGGCGTCGACGTCCTGCGCCCGGACCCGGCGGCCGGAGCGCCGCCGGGGCACGCCCCCTCCCCCGGGCCGGCCGACGCCGCCGCGAGGGCGGGCACCACCACCGGCCGGGAATCCTCCGGCGCCGCGCCCGGCTGGGAGTCCCCCGGCCACGGCTCCGCCCCGACACCCCAGCAATCCGACGGGAGTTCCTCCATGACCTGCTTCTTCGACCCCCAGCACGGCCCGGGCACGACGTATGTGACGTGGTCCCCGCAGTGGGGCGTCCCGCGCCAGATCCAGACGTGCGGCGGCTGCGCCCAGCGGGTGCAGACCACGCCCCCGCCGTACTACACCGCGCCCCAGGCGGGCTATCCGCAGCAGGGGTACCCGCAGCCGGCGCAGCAGGGCTATCCGCAGGCCGTGCCGCAGGACTACCACCAGCAGCCGGGTCAGCAGCAGGGCCGCCGCTTCGGCACCGGCGCGCTCATCGGCGCGGGCGCGGCCGGCCTGGTCGGCGGGGCGCTGCTCAACGAGGCGTTCGACGACGACGAGCCCGAGGTGATCGTCAACAACTACTACGAGGACTGA
- the mgtA gene encoding magnesium-translocating P-type ATPase: MPETTAAPTAARTPAHSRGVRPGRGLPPFTGAGEPAALTTLQVLRLLDSGPRGLTEEQAEERLLRYGENVVPARRPPSWPRRFVGSLRDPFTAVLLCLGVVSAAVASWGTACVIMVLVVVSCALRSGGEHQAGRSMAALRELVPTTASVQRRTADDAPPRVREIPVDQLVVGDVVRLGAGDLVPADVRLLRASGLTVHQAALTGESVPVPKNALDAPAGGGAEPPEPPHLCFQGSSVASGSGTALVIATGPDTRFAAAYGGPARRRGETAFDRSVHGIAWTLIRFMLLTPPLVLMANAALRGRGLETLPFAVAVAVGLTPEMLPVIVTAALARGASALARTSGVIVKRLPALHDLGAVDVLCLDKTGTLTQDRPVVERSLDARGDNAPDVLEWAAVNSFWTVELAELPVPDTLDEAILDAAGERGADPFAYDGIAALPFDPSHRLATAVVRRPGRHTTHTLVVKGAVEDVLDRCGSVAVDGADAALDAAHRERLLGLAAEEAAGGLRLLAVARAERPARLGPYSDKDLRGLTFLGFVALRDALAPTATDALEDLARRGVAVKILTGDHPGTAARACRDLGLDPGEVLTAGRLGDLRGPQLAAAVARATVVARCTAQDKARIVSALRAGGRITGFLGDGVNDLPALRAADVGICPRGAVTVAREGADVVLAEKDLTAIDRAITAGRRSSGTIAGYLRITLSSNLGNVIAMLAAGLLLPFLPMLPAQVLVQNLCFDAAQLAFAFDRPGPAAERKPAVLRTRTFLRFITAFGLLNAAADIATFGVLAFASHTTARAGDPAVFHAGWFTENLLTQAMVMLLLRTGRHAAERRATGPVHLAAAALAVIGILLPLSPLGPPLDMSAPPALYYALLAAVLTLYGLALSTVRTHHPALSAAA; this comes from the coding sequence GTGCCTGAGACCACCGCGGCGCCCACGGCCGCCCGTACACCCGCGCACTCCCGGGGCGTACGGCCGGGCCGCGGCCTGCCGCCGTTCACCGGCGCCGGGGAACCGGCCGCGCTGACCACGCTGCAGGTGCTGCGGCTGCTGGACAGCGGCCCGCGCGGGCTGACCGAGGAACAGGCCGAGGAACGCCTGCTGCGGTACGGCGAGAACGTGGTCCCCGCCCGGCGGCCGCCCTCCTGGCCGCGGCGCTTCGTGGGCAGCCTCCGGGATCCGTTCACCGCCGTCCTGCTGTGCCTCGGGGTCGTCTCGGCGGCCGTGGCCTCCTGGGGCACCGCCTGCGTGATCATGGTGCTCGTGGTGGTCAGCTGCGCCCTGCGGTCGGGGGGCGAGCACCAGGCCGGCCGGTCGATGGCCGCCCTGCGCGAACTCGTTCCCACCACGGCGTCCGTGCAGCGCCGGACGGCGGACGACGCCCCGCCGCGGGTGCGGGAGATCCCCGTCGATCAGCTCGTCGTCGGCGACGTGGTGCGGCTGGGGGCCGGGGACCTGGTGCCGGCCGATGTGCGGTTGCTCCGCGCGAGCGGGCTGACCGTCCATCAGGCCGCGCTCACCGGCGAGTCCGTCCCCGTACCGAAGAACGCCCTCGACGCGCCGGCCGGCGGGGGCGCGGAGCCGCCCGAGCCGCCGCACCTGTGCTTCCAGGGCAGCAGCGTGGCCTCCGGGAGCGGGACCGCGTTGGTGATCGCCACCGGTCCGGACACCCGGTTCGCCGCCGCCTACGGGGGGCCGGCGCGGCGGCGCGGGGAGACCGCGTTCGACCGCTCGGTGCACGGCATCGCCTGGACCCTGATCCGCTTCATGCTGCTCACGCCGCCGCTGGTGCTGATGGCCAACGCCGCGCTGCGGGGGCGCGGGCTGGAGACCCTGCCGTTCGCCGTCGCGGTGGCGGTGGGGCTGACGCCCGAGATGCTGCCGGTGATCGTGACCGCGGCGCTCGCCCGGGGAGCCTCCGCGCTCGCCCGCACCAGTGGTGTGATCGTCAAACGGCTGCCCGCGCTGCACGACCTCGGGGCGGTCGACGTGCTGTGTCTGGACAAGACCGGCACCCTCACCCAGGACCGCCCGGTCGTGGAACGCTCCCTGGACGCGCGCGGCGACAACGCCCCGGACGTACTGGAGTGGGCGGCGGTCAACAGCTTCTGGACCGTGGAACTCGCCGAGCTGCCCGTCCCCGACACCCTCGACGAAGCGATCCTCGACGCCGCCGGGGAACGCGGCGCCGACCCGTTCGCGTACGACGGGATCGCCGCCCTGCCGTTCGACCCGTCGCACCGGCTCGCCACGGCCGTCGTGCGCCGGCCGGGCCGGCACACCACCCACACGCTCGTGGTGAAGGGCGCGGTCGAGGACGTCCTCGACCGGTGCGGGTCGGTGGCCGTCGACGGTGCGGACGCCGCACTGGACGCGGCACACCGCGAGCGGCTGCTCGGCCTCGCCGCCGAGGAGGCCGCGGGCGGTCTGCGGCTGCTCGCCGTCGCGCGCGCCGAACGCCCGGCCCGCCTCGGCCCGTACAGCGACAAGGACCTGCGCGGGCTGACCTTCCTCGGCTTCGTCGCGCTCCGCGACGCGCTCGCGCCCACCGCCACCGACGCGCTGGAGGACCTCGCCCGGCGCGGGGTGGCGGTGAAGATCCTCACCGGTGACCACCCCGGAACCGCCGCCCGTGCCTGCCGTGATCTCGGCCTCGACCCCGGGGAGGTGCTGACCGCCGGCCGGCTCGGTGACCTGAGGGGGCCGCAGCTCGCCGCAGCGGTCGCCCGGGCCACGGTCGTGGCGCGCTGCACGGCCCAGGACAAGGCCCGGATCGTCTCCGCCCTGCGGGCCGGCGGCCGGATCACCGGGTTCCTCGGGGACGGCGTCAACGACCTGCCCGCGCTGCGGGCGGCCGATGTCGGCATCTGTCCGCGCGGGGCGGTGACCGTGGCGCGCGAGGGCGCGGACGTGGTGCTCGCCGAGAAGGACCTCACCGCCATCGACCGGGCGATCACCGCCGGCCGCCGGAGCAGCGGCACCATCGCCGGCTATCTGCGCATCACCCTGTCGTCCAACCTCGGCAACGTCATCGCGATGCTCGCCGCCGGACTGCTGCTGCCGTTCCTGCCCATGCTCCCCGCCCAGGTCCTGGTGCAGAACCTCTGCTTCGACGCGGCGCAGCTCGCCTTCGCCTTCGACCGTCCCGGGCCCGCCGCGGAACGCAAGCCCGCCGTGCTGCGCACGCGTACCTTCCTCCGCTTCATCACCGCCTTCGGGCTGCTCAACGCCGCCGCCGACATCGCCACCTTCGGGGTGCTCGCCTTCGCCTCGCACACGACGGCGCGGGCCGGCGATCCGGCCGTCTTCCACGCGGGGTGGTTCACCGAGAACCTGCTGACCCAGGCCATGGTGATGCTGTTGCTGCGGACCGGCCGGCACGCCGCCGAACGTCGCGCCACCGGACCGGTCCACCTCGCCGCCGCGGCCCTCGCGGTGATCGGCATCCTGCTGCCGCTGTCCCCCCTCGGCCCGCCACTGGACATGTCCGCCCCGCCGGCGCTGTATTACGCCCTCCTCGCGGCGGTACTCACCCTGTACGGCCTGGCTCTCTCCACGGTCCGCACGCACCACCCGGCCCTCAGCGCGGCAGCGTGA
- a CDS encoding ArsR/SmtB family transcription factor, with the protein MFGLLASPPRLHIVWALAQGESDVSGLAERVGGALPAVSQHLSKLKLAGLVRSRREGRRVVYLVDDPDVVAVVRLLVVQLAARSGQPAPVRLRDVGA; encoded by the coding sequence ATGTTCGGACTGCTGGCCTCGCCCCCGCGGCTGCACATCGTCTGGGCGCTGGCGCAGGGCGAGAGCGATGTGAGCGGGCTCGCGGAGCGGGTCGGCGGGGCGCTGCCCGCGGTGAGCCAGCACCTGTCGAAGCTGAAGCTCGCCGGCCTGGTGCGCTCGCGCCGGGAGGGCCGCCGGGTGGTGTACCTCGTCGACGATCCCGATGTGGTGGCGGTGGTACGGCTCCTGGTCGTCCAGCTGGCCGCCCGCTCCGGACAGCCGGCACCGGTCCGCCTCCGCGACGTCGGTGCCTGA
- a CDS encoding tannase/feruloyl esterase family alpha/beta hydrolase has product MPLGTPPGGPAARSRRHRPRPTALGTALGAAALLALTAPPAGASPERSPQPSHCAAAARLHVPGAARQQLSCLDGLTTADTVTSGHTDPADWAGLTPAGLAAPRGVPGVQIDGYFPDTSATNGHHGWQHDAQFVIRLPDRWNGGLVISGSPGTRKQYANDRAIGDWVLARGYAFAATDKGNTGTDFYRDGTAPGDAVAEWNQRVTQLTRAARAVTAQRYRRPPARTLVTGLSNGGYLVRWQLENHPELYDGGVDWEGTLWRPQGPNLLTFLPPALRAYPAYAKGGADAGRAHAALLAAGFPAGSEFLWPFHHQNYWDVTQRTYREELDPDFDGATQAGTPFCVSGTPACDADYSYATRPAPVRAAVSKIALTGRIGKPLITLHGTLDVLLPLSRDSDVYARMVHDAGRDALYRYYRIEGGTHVDALFDTFPDRLRPLTPCHRSAFTALENWLNHRHLPPADHTVRRPRAAGPAALVNHCPLS; this is encoded by the coding sequence ATGCCCCTCGGCACCCCACCCGGCGGGCCGGCCGCGCGCTCCCGCCGGCACCGCCCGCGCCCGACGGCCCTGGGCACCGCCCTCGGGGCCGCGGCGCTCCTCGCCCTCACCGCTCCCCCGGCCGGCGCCTCGCCGGAACGTTCCCCGCAGCCGTCGCACTGCGCCGCGGCGGCCCGGCTGCACGTACCGGGCGCAGCCCGTCAACAGCTGTCCTGCCTGGACGGGTTGACCACCGCGGACACCGTCACCTCGGGGCACACCGACCCGGCGGACTGGGCCGGACTGACTCCGGCGGGCCTGGCCGCTCCCCGGGGCGTGCCGGGCGTCCAGATCGACGGCTACTTTCCCGACACCTCGGCCACGAACGGCCACCACGGCTGGCAGCACGACGCCCAGTTCGTCATCCGGCTGCCCGACCGATGGAACGGCGGCCTGGTGATCTCCGGCTCTCCCGGCACGCGCAAGCAGTACGCCAACGACCGGGCGATCGGTGACTGGGTGCTCGCCCGCGGATACGCGTTCGCCGCCACCGACAAGGGCAACACCGGCACGGACTTCTACCGCGACGGTACGGCCCCCGGCGACGCCGTCGCCGAGTGGAACCAGCGGGTCACCCAACTCACCCGCGCGGCCCGCGCGGTGACCGCCCAGCGGTACCGGCGCCCACCGGCCCGCACCCTGGTCACCGGCCTGTCCAACGGCGGCTACCTCGTACGGTGGCAGCTGGAGAACCATCCCGAGCTCTACGACGGCGGCGTGGACTGGGAGGGCACCCTGTGGCGACCGCAGGGGCCGAACCTGCTCACCTTCCTGCCGCCCGCGCTGCGCGCCTATCCCGCGTACGCGAAGGGCGGCGCGGACGCCGGGCGGGCGCACGCGGCGCTGCTCGCCGCCGGGTTCCCGGCCGGCTCCGAGTTCCTGTGGCCCTTCCACCACCAGAACTACTGGGACGTCACCCAGCGCACCTACCGCGAGGAACTGGACCCCGACTTCGACGGGGCCACGCAGGCCGGTACCCCGTTCTGCGTCTCGGGCACCCCCGCGTGCGACGCCGACTACTCCTACGCCACCCGTCCGGCACCGGTCCGCGCCGCCGTCTCGAAGATCGCCCTCACCGGGCGCATCGGCAAGCCGTTGATCACCCTGCACGGCACCCTGGACGTCCTGCTGCCCCTCAGCCGGGATTCCGACGTCTACGCGCGGATGGTGCACGACGCCGGGCGGGACGCCCTGTACCGCTACTACCGCATCGAAGGGGGCACGCACGTCGACGCGCTCTTCGACACGTTCCCCGACCGGCTGCGCCCCCTCACCCCGTGCCACCGGTCGGCCTTCACGGCCCTGGAGAACTGGCTGAACCACCGTCACCTGCCACCCGCCGACCACACCGTGCGCCGTCCCCGGGCAGCCGGTCCCGCGGCCTTGGTCAACCACTGCCCGCTGTCCTGA
- a CDS encoding extracellular catalytic domain type 1 short-chain-length polyhydroxyalkanoate depolymerase: MPLPTPSPTPPTPPVPPAASSGSTARPQRRGLRARLTAGACAVVCAVAVSTLLAPTPAAGRPAREAGVTLERVSNFGSNPGNLAMYVYRPARLPAQPAVVVALHGCTQSAQVYADNSGLTTLADRHGFLVVFAETTTANNLNRCFNWFQPVDNQRGRGEAASIRQMVAHADSAYGGDPSRTYVTGLSAGGAMTSVMLATYPEVFRAGAVIAGLPYHCTRDTGPFTCMNPGVDRTPADWAERVRDAFPSYTGPWPRVAVWHGDQDSTVVPKNADELRDQWTAVHGLDQTPDRTSTIGPDRTRREEYMAGDGSVAVQVNKVPGIGHGTPVDPGTEPEQCGRTGTAHFIRSICSSYWITDFFGLGGPSARAGS, from the coding sequence GTGCCACTGCCCACCCCATCACCGACACCGCCCACCCCACCGGTCCCGCCGGCCGCCTCGTCCGGCTCGACCGCGCGGCCGCAGCGCCGCGGCCTCCGGGCGCGGCTGACCGCGGGTGCCTGCGCGGTCGTCTGCGCCGTCGCCGTGAGCACCCTGCTCGCCCCGACTCCCGCGGCAGGCCGGCCGGCTCGTGAGGCGGGCGTCACCCTGGAGAGAGTCAGCAACTTCGGCTCGAATCCCGGCAATCTGGCCATGTACGTCTACCGCCCGGCCCGTCTCCCGGCACAGCCGGCGGTAGTCGTCGCCCTGCACGGCTGCACCCAGAGCGCCCAGGTCTACGCCGACAACTCGGGCCTGACGACGCTGGCCGACCGGCACGGCTTCCTGGTGGTGTTCGCCGAGACGACCACCGCGAACAACCTCAACCGGTGCTTCAACTGGTTCCAGCCCGTCGACAACCAGCGGGGTCGGGGCGAGGCCGCCTCGATCCGGCAGATGGTCGCGCACGCCGACTCCGCCTACGGCGGGGACCCCTCCCGCACCTACGTCACCGGGCTCTCGGCCGGCGGTGCGATGACGTCGGTGATGCTGGCCACGTATCCGGAGGTGTTCCGGGCGGGGGCGGTCATCGCCGGCCTCCCCTACCACTGCACCCGGGACACCGGTCCGTTCACCTGCATGAACCCCGGCGTGGACCGCACCCCGGCGGACTGGGCCGAGCGGGTCCGTGACGCCTTCCCCTCCTATACGGGCCCCTGGCCGCGGGTGGCCGTCTGGCACGGGGACCAGGACTCCACGGTGGTCCCGAAGAACGCCGATGAACTCCGGGACCAGTGGACCGCGGTGCACGGGCTGGACCAGACGCCCGACCGCACCTCCACCATCGGCCCGGACCGCACCCGCCGGGAGGAGTACATGGCCGGGGACGGGAGCGTGGCCGTACAGGTGAACAAGGTGCCGGGGATCGGCCACGGCACCCCGGTCGACCCGGGGACCGAGCCCGAGCAGTGCGGCCGAACCGGCACCGCCCACTTCATCCGGTCGATCTGCTCCAGCTACTGGATCACCGACTTCTTCGGCCTCGGCGGACCGTCCGCCCGCGCCGGCAGCTGA
- a CDS encoding DUF664 domain-containing protein — protein sequence MTDRPARWSQATVYPDMWTDPGDDPRDSEGPGPEGELATLHDYLTNYRITLRMKCEGLDAEQLARRSVPPSTMSLLGLVRHLVEVERDWRNWISDGDPVPKLYGARDADFDGAVAEQAVVDAAFVDLAREQAATDAALAAHPDLGERVGKDRIAVRELLVHRVEEYARHCGHADLLRECVDGRVGQ from the coding sequence ATGACTGACCGACCCGCGCGATGGAGCCAGGCGACCGTCTACCCCGATATGTGGACCGATCCCGGCGACGACCCCCGGGACAGCGAAGGCCCCGGTCCCGAGGGCGAGCTGGCGACGCTGCACGACTACCTGACGAACTACCGCATCACCCTGCGGATGAAGTGCGAGGGCCTGGACGCCGAGCAACTGGCCCGGCGGTCCGTTCCGCCGTCGACGATGTCGCTGCTCGGCCTGGTGCGGCACCTCGTCGAGGTGGAACGGGACTGGCGCAACTGGATCAGCGACGGTGACCCGGTGCCGAAGCTGTACGGCGCGCGGGACGCGGACTTCGACGGCGCCGTCGCCGAACAGGCCGTGGTCGACGCCGCGTTCGTCGATCTGGCACGTGAGCAGGCCGCCACCGACGCCGCGCTGGCCGCCCACCCGGACCTGGGCGAGCGGGTGGGGAAGGACCGGATCGCGGTACGGGAACTGCTGGTGCACAGGGTCGAGGAATATGCCCGGCACTGCGGGCACGCCGACCTGTTGCGCGAGTGCGTCGACGGAAGGGTGGGCCAGTAG
- a CDS encoding SAM-dependent methyltransferase, which produces MSENTADEVVLRPVGRVVGGRSEVRDDDWGPVSAVVRLDAAQFGPDALAGLDGFSHLEVVYHFHRVPVEKVETGARHPRGNTDWPLVGIFGQRGKNRPNRLGVSRCRLLRTDGLDVHVQGLDAVDGTPVLDIKPYMAEFGPLGATSQPDWATALMSRYY; this is translated from the coding sequence ATGTCAGAGAACACCGCGGATGAGGTGGTTCTCCGTCCGGTCGGCCGGGTGGTCGGCGGGCGGAGCGAGGTCCGGGACGACGACTGGGGGCCGGTGTCGGCCGTCGTCCGGCTGGACGCGGCGCAGTTCGGGCCGGACGCCCTGGCCGGACTGGACGGCTTCTCGCACCTGGAGGTCGTCTACCACTTCCACCGGGTGCCCGTGGAGAAAGTGGAGACCGGTGCCCGTCATCCGCGGGGCAACACCGACTGGCCCCTCGTGGGGATCTTCGGCCAGCGCGGCAAGAACCGCCCCAACCGGCTCGGCGTCTCCCGCTGCCGCCTGTTGCGCACCGACGGGCTCGACGTCCATGTGCAGGGCCTCGACGCGGTCGACGGCACCCCCGTGCTCGACATCAAGCCCTACATGGCGGAGTTCGGCCCGCTCGGCGCCACCAGCCAGCCCGACTGGGCCACCGCACTCATGAGCCGCTATTACTGA